Proteins encoded within one genomic window of Ranitomeya variabilis isolate aRanVar5 chromosome 4, aRanVar5.hap1, whole genome shotgun sequence:
- the LOC143767957 gene encoding uncharacterized protein LOC143767957, with the protein MDMNRDKMAERILHLTLEILFRLTGEDYTVVKKTSSERCQDPVSEGLGRPLSPVTGPPTHLIHEDINDQKILQLTYKMIELLTGEVPIRCQDVGVYFSMAEWEYLEGHKDVYKDIMMEVPQPLTSPVLSSRRTTPERCPRPLLPQDYKQEDPNVPQDHQVDGEKSEDLTHINTTETYVRGDERCKEEIPTYDYPDDCTRRSDGQLTSSVFKSDNLEIPQDTIEVNAITPDIPSSLHSKDLSSDLLKQVLSSDSLPTTKENQSHKISIKKQIGPEVNKPFLILEYGNRFPLKESFLKHQKIHTAENRFSCSKCGRCFNQKWNLVIHQRTHTVEKPFSCSECGKCFNHKSELVKHQRIHTGEKPFSCSECGKCFKQKSGLVDHQRSHTGEKPFSCSECGKCFNLKVHLDRHQRIHTGEKPFSCSECGKCFNQKENLYSHQRIHTGEKPFSCSECGKCFNQKGHLDSHQRIHTGEKPFSCSECGKCFNHKSELVKHQRSHTGEKPFSCSECGKCFKQKSVLVTHQKTHTGEKPFSCSECGKCFNHKANLDSHQRIHTGEKPFSCSECGKCFNKKANLDSHQRIHTGEKPFSCSKCGKCFNKKANLDSHQRIHTREKPFSCSECGKYFIRKSDLVRHQRIHTGEKPFSCS; encoded by the exons atggatatgaacagagacaagatggcggagaggatattacacctcaccctagagatcctcttccggcttactggagag gattacacagtagtgaagaagacctctagtgagcgctgtcaggaccctgtgtctgagggattgggaagacccctgagcccagtcACGGGGCCTCCAActcacctgatacatgaggacatcaatgaccagaagatcctacaactcacctacaagatgattgagctgctgactggagag gttcctataaggtgtcaggatgtcggcgtctatttctccatggcggagtgggagtatttagaaggacacaaagatgtgtacaaggacatcatgatggaggttccccagcccctcacatcaccag ttctatccagtaggaggacaacaccagagaggtgtccccgtcctcttcttccacaggactataagcaagaagatcccaatgttcctcaggatcatcaggtagatggagagaag agtgaagatctgacccatattaatactacagagacatatgtgaggggtgatgagcggtgtaaagaggagattccaacATATgattacccag atgactgCACCAGGCGATCCGATgggcagctgacatcttcagtttttaaatcagataatcttgagatcccacaggatacaattgaagtgaatgccattactccagatataccatcatcccttcacagcaaagatctatcgTCTGATCttctgaaacaggtcctgtcttctgattcattaccgactactaaggaaaatcaaagtcacaaaataagcattaaaaaacaaattggtccTGAAGTAAATAAGCCATTTTTAATTTTAGAATATGGAAATCGTTTTCCCCTCAAAGAATCTTTTCTtaagcatcaaaaaattcacacagcagagaatagattttcttgttccaagtgtgggagatgttttaaccagaagtggaatcttgttatacaccaaagaactcacacagtggagaagcctttttcctgttcagaatgtgggaaatgttttaaccacaaatcagaattggttaagcaccagagaatccacacaggggagaagcctttttcctgttcagaatgtgggaaatgttttaaacagaaatcaggTTTGGTTGATCACCAGAGATCTCACACAggtgaaaagcctttttcatgttcagaatgtgggaaatgttttaacttgaAAGTGCATCTTGAtaggcaccagagaatccacacaggggagaagcctttttcctgttcagaatgtgggaaatgttttaatcagaaagagAATCTTtatagccaccagagaatccacacaggggagaagcctttttcctgttcagaatgtgggaaatgttttaatcagaaagggCATCTTGATagtcaccagagaatccacacaggagagaagcctttttcctgttcagaatgtgggaaatgttttaaccacaaatcagaattggttaagcaccagagatctcacacaggagagaagcctttttcatgttcagaatgtgggaaatgttttaaacagaaatcagttttggttacgcaccagaaaacgcacacaggggagaagcctttttcctgttcagaatgtgggaaatgttttaatcataaagcgaatcttgatagccaccagagaatccacacaggggagaagcctttttcctgttcagaatgtgggaaatgttttaataagaaagcgaatcttgatagccaccagagaatccacacaggggagaagcctttttcctgttcaaaatgtgggaaatgttttaataagaaagcgaatcttgatagccaccagagaatccacacacgggagaagcctttttcatgttcagaatgtgggaaatattttattcggaaatcagatcttgttagacaccaaagaattcacacaggggagaagcctttttcctgttcctaa